In a single window of the Papaver somniferum cultivar HN1 chromosome 8, ASM357369v1, whole genome shotgun sequence genome:
- the LOC113306242 gene encoding uncharacterized protein LOC113306242 yields MNGQAHGDPLVITLMIEEWRVKRILVDRGSSVEVLFYDTFKRMQLSDDILIPSTYNIDGFNGTVTTPKREATLRVSDEGDYLYTLTTFHVVDVVSPYEVIIGRHWIVGIKGVASAYHQRLRFPTYKGVAEVVVNP; encoded by the coding sequence ATGAATGGTCAAGCACATGGAGATCCACTGGTAATCACTCTAATGATCGAGGAATGGAGAGTTAAAAGAATTCTGGTGGACAGAGGGAGCTCCGTGGAAGTCCTCTTCTATGACACCTTCAAAAGAATGCAATTATCCGATGACATCCTCATCCCGTCAACCTACAACATCGACGGCTTTAACGGGACAGTAACCACACCTAAGAGAGAGGCCACCCTAAGAGTTTCAGATGAAGGAGATTACTTGTATACCCTTACTACCTTCCATGTAGTTGATGTTGTGTCACCATACGAAGTGATTATCGGGAGGCACTGGATCGTTGGCATCAAAGGAGTCGCTTCCGCATATCACCAAAGGTTAAGGTTCCCGACGTACAAGGGTGTGGCTGAGGTGGTAGTAAATCCATAA
- the LOC113306243 gene encoding uncharacterized protein LOC113306243 encodes MVGGTNNQDTGNQENQGNQGNGGAPPPPPPKRTLKDLTSPSFDQQKLCVNLEDSIKLKSQLIHWLPKFKGLPGDDPNRHLLLFQHRLTSLKPTGTDQGRALLTAFPFSLIDSAEEWFYGLPPGSITTWNEMQRAFLEKYFPASKAAIIRKAISGIEKITGETLYDYWERYKKLLESFLHHQISEQIIVQYFYDGLLQSKRNLIDAASGGALTNKTIDEATKLIENMTANTQQFNSRGVSMGRRVNEVTSSPHIEHRIGNIEKMIQKMAAVIIPSYEIEAEQVNAVFPNQQRQSYANTQAASPGTVFNRPSGFQQQPQPAQNSKSSEMLATMKNLTTMVQKNQQTTDGAIKELQTQMSTMAGILNLLETQNSGKLPSQLINPRETVNAVTLRSGTRTVQPEDAEKSKDPKGSVLEKEITDSSQTDEVPKTNSKPLVSTYVPPLPFSGRFANKNVEQDKEISDVLKKIHVNIPLIDAIRQVPKYARVLKDLCTKKKRLTGNEVMSVGENVSAILQKKLPPKCKDPGSFDIPVVIGNKRFGKSMLDLGASVNVMPASIYESLNLGSLKETRIVLELADRSNVYPRGIIEDVLVQVNQLVFPSDFVVLEMDSGSDASIPLLLGRPFTKTARNVIDVDKGTLTM; translated from the exons ATGGTTGGCGGAacgaacaaccaagacactggtAACCAGGAAAACCAAGGGAACCAGGGAAATGGCGgtgctccaccacctccacctcccaaGAGGACACTCAAAGATCTTACATCCCCatcgtttgatcaacaaaagTTGTGTGTCAACTTGGAAGATTCAATTAAGCTCAAATCTCAGTTGATTCATTGGTTACCAAAGTTCAAAGGGCTTCCAGGAGACGATCCAAATCGTCATTTACTATTGTTTCAACATAGGTTGACAAGTTTGAAGCCAACTGGAACTGATCAAGGAAGAGCTTTACTGACAGCATTTCCATTCTCTTTGATTGATTCTGCAGAAGAATGGTTTTATGGTCTTCCACctggaagtatcacaacatggaatgagaTGCAGAGAGCGTTTCTTGAAAAGTACTTTCCCGCCTCTAAAGCAGCAATTATTCGTAAAGCAATTAGTGGGATTGAAAAAATTACTGGTGAGACTCTTTACGACTATTGGGAACGGTACAAGAAGTTGCTAGAGAGCTTCCTACATCATCAAATCTCTGAGCAAATCATAGTGCAGTATTTTTATGATGGTTTGCTCCAATCCAAGAGAAATCTTATTGATGCAGCTAGTGGTGGTGCTTTGACAAACAAAACCATTGACGAAGCAACGAAATTGATCGAGAATATGACTGCAAACACGCAGCAATTCAACTCAAGAGGTGTGTCAATGGGTCGAAGGGTTAATGAGGTTACTTCTTCACCACACATAGAACATAGGATTGGTAACATTGAGAAGATGATTCAAAAAATGGCCGCAGTAATCATTCCCTCTTATGAGATAGAAGCTGAACAAGTCAATGCAGTATTCCCGAATCAGCAGAGACAAAG CTATGCGAATACGCAAGCAGCATCTCCAGGGACGGTTTTTAATCGCCCTAGTGGTTtccaacaacaaccacaaccagcGCAGAACTCAAAATCATCAGAGATGCTTGCTACGATGAAGAATCTAACCACAATGGTGCAAAAAAATCAGCAAACGACTGATGGTgcaatcaaggagttgcagacacaaatgagcACCATGGCAGGTATATTGAACCTTTTGGAGACGcagaatagtgggaaactcccttctcaacttATTAATCCTAGAGAAACTGTTAATGCTGTgacattgagaagtggtacacgaaCTGTGCAACCAGAAGATGCTGAGAAAAGCAAAGACCCCAAGGGGTCGGTTTTGGAGAAAGAGATTACTGACTCTTCCCAAACCGATGAGGTACCTAAAACAAACTCTAAACCTCTTGTTtcaacttatgttcctcctttaccatTTTCTGGCAGGTTTGCTAACAAAAATGTGGAACAAGACAAAGAGATTTCAGATGTACTCAAAAAGATTCATGTGAATATCCCGCtgatagatgcaattaggcaggtaCCTAAGTACGCAAGAGTTTTGAAAGACCTATGCACCAAGAAGAAACGATTAACCGGTAATGAGGTGATGAGTGTGGGGGAAAACGTTTCTGCTATCCTccaaaagaaactcccacctaaatgcAAGGATCCAGGTAGTTTCGATATACCTGTTGTGATTGGTAATAAAAGGTTTGGAAAATCTATGCTTGATTTAGGAGCATCAGTTAATGTTATGCCCGCATCTATTTATGAGTCTTTGAATTTGGGTTCTTTGAAAGAAACCCGTATTGTTCTTGAACTAGCTGATCGTTCTAATGTTTACCCTAGAGGTATTATTGAAGATGTGCTTGTGCAGGTGAATCAACTCGTATTTCCATCTGATTTCGTTGTATTGGAAATGGATAGCGGGTCAGATGCATCTATACCGCTGTTATTGGGGAGGCCTTTCACGAAAACGGCAAGAAACGTTATTGATGTTGACAAAGGAACTCTCACTATGTAA